CCCTGGGATATCAGCGGACCGACCATGGTCGTGACGGAAAAAGAGACGGCTTTCAGCTGCAGCGCGATATACGGAATGACGCCAATCACCGCGATCAGGGTCGCGAGCGCGGCCACGGACTGGCTCTTGCCGTAACGCGCGCCGATGAAGTCGGCGATCGAGGTGATGCTCTCGGTTTTCGAGATCTGGATGATCCGGCGCAGCAGCGGATATCCGAGGGCGAAGACCAGCAGGGGCCCGATATAGATCGTCAGGAACTCGGCACCGTTGCGCGTCGCATTGCCCACGGATCCGAAGAAAGTCCAGGAGGTGCAATAGACTGATAGGGAGAGCGCGTAAATGAAGGGGCGGCCCCCCGCCCTCGACGGAGAGTTGCGCTTCATCCTGTCGCCGAAACTCGCAATGGCAAAGAGCAGCAGGATATAGGCCGTTGCGACCAGTATCACGATCCAACCGTGCAGCATGTTGCTGTTACCGTCCTCCCGACCGGTTTGCAGACACGTGTTCTGCCACTTTTCCTAATCCGAACACAGTACAGACCGCGTGTCCATTCGCCTTGCGAACTAGGGTGCGGACCCAAAAATGAGGCGGAAATGGCATGCGAAATGACAAGATACCGTTAGGAAGGGTGCGTGGAGCGGGCTTCCTGCCCGGTCAAGCACGCTGACGCCACGGGGTGAAGCCATTTCCATTTCCTTCGGATTTGACCGGATTGCTTCTCCCGGCGTTGCGGAAGGCTTGAAAATGAACCACATTTCCTGCGCTTCCGCTCCTTGAGGAGAAGCAATCCGCCTCAAACCATTTCCGCCTTATTTTTGGGTCCGCACCCTACTCGCTTCCGCGATTATGGACTCGTTTGCAACAGGTTGAAACCAATCAACTTTGGTGAAGTCTTGTTCACATCGTTTCATGCAAAACCGGGCTGCATTCGCGCTATGGTGTGACGCGAATAAGTTGAGAGGAAGAAACGGTGTCCAACTTGATGCAGCGCCTGAGCACAGGTGCGCGAAACGCGCCCGAAAGCGGAATCATTGAGATCTTCAATGCCGCGTCGGGCCATGAGGCGCTGATCCCGCTCTGGGCGGGGGAAGGGGACCTGCCGACGCCCGATTTCATCAACCGGGCCGTCAAGGCGTCGCTTGACAGGGGTGAAACCTTCTACACCTATCAGCGCGGTATCCCGGAACTGCGCGAAGCTCTGGCCGACTACCATGGTGAAATCTATGGCCGGCCGTTTTCCCCGGAGCGCTTTTTTGTCACCGGGTCCGGCATGCAGGCGATCCAGCTTGCCGTTCAGGCCATCACGGACGCCGGACAGGAAATCATCGTGCCGTCCCCGTCCTGGCCCAACATTTCCGCGTCCATTGAGATACACGGCGCGAAGACGGTATACGTGCCCATGCGAGAGACAAACGGCGGATGGGCATTGGACCTGGCCGATGTGGAAGCAGCGGTCACGCCGCAAACGGCCGCGATATTCCTCAATTCGCCGAGCAATCCGACAGGCTGGGTCGCGGATCCGGAGCTGTTGAGGGCCTGCCTCGATCTCGCGCGCAAGCGTGGGCTCTGGATCATCGCCGATGAAATCTACGCGCTATACTTTTTCGGCGACAAAACCAGGTCGCCGTCATTCTACGACATTGCCGAGGATGATGATCAGATCATTTTCGTCAATTCGTTTTCAAAGAACTGGGCGATGACCGGATGGCGAGTCGGCTGGATGTCGGCCCCGCCCGCCATTGGCCAGGTTATTGAAAATCTGGTGCAATACTCCACTTCCGGCGTTCCGGCTTTTATGCAGCACGGGGCCCTTGCCGCTCTGAGCGAAGGCCGGGAGTTCCTCGCGTCGCAGATTGCGCGGGCGCGCGACGGGCGGAGTGTCGTCTTGAGCGGACTGCAGGAGAGCGGGCGAATCAGCGTGGCGCCCCCGGAAGGCGCATTCTATCTCTTCTTCTCGGTTGACGGCGTTGAGGATACGCGCCGTTTCGCGCTCGACCTCGTGCGCCAGACGGGTGTCGGTCTCGCGCCGGGAACCGCGTTCGGTCCCGGCGGCGAGAGGTTCCTGCGTCTGTGCTATGCCCGCAAGCGTGCGGATCTTGAAGAAGCGCTCCGGCGAATTAACGCTTGGCTTCCAGCGTTTTAGAAATGCAACGGGTTGCTGGTCTACGTGAAACCCCTTAACCTTGAATGGACGTGATTTCCATGTGGGTTGAGGGATGGCAGACGAGTTTCTAATTGATCGGGAAGCGGAAACCGCTGCTGTATCGGATGCGCGGCTGTCGAGCGTTTTCGACACGGCGGTCGACGGCATCATCGTGATCAATGAACGCGGCCTCGTTCTTGCCTACAACAAGGCGTGTGAACGCCTGTTCGGATATGAGGCCGCTGATCTGCTGGGGCGCAATGTCAACAAGATCATGCCGCAGGATTATGCGCGGGCCCATGACCAATATGTCCGAAACTACATCGAAACGGGCGACAAGAAGATCATCGGCATTGGCCGGGAGGTCAAGGCCCAGCACAAGGACGGAACCGTATTCCCGATCGAGCTGTCGGTCGGCGAGGCGGATACCCCTTACGGGCGGCAATTCATCGGCATTCTCAGGGATCTGAGATCGAGGAAGGCGATCGAGGAACGCCTGGCAAAGGCGCAGGCGCAGCTTCTTCACATGACCCGCCTCAGTGCGCTGGATGAAATGGGCGCTGCGATCGCGCATGAACTCAATCAGCCGCTGACCGCGGTTCTGCTCTATCTCCAGTCGGTCTCCAGGAAGGCCAGGAACGACGGCACGATGGATACACAGCTTCTTTCGGTAATTGAAAAGGCCGAGCGGGAGGCTGAAAGGGCGGGGGAAATCATCCAGCGCATGCGCCAGCTTGTGGAGAAGAAAGCGCCGGAGAGGCAGACCCTGGATGTGGTGGAAGTCGTGCAATCCTGCATGGAGATGGCGGAACTCGGCAACGGCGAAACGCAGACATTCCTGTCGTCTATCATCGAACCCGGCTTGCCCCCGCTGCAGGCAGATCCGGTCCAGATCCGCCAGATTCTCATAAATCTTTTGCGCAATGCGCGCGAAGCCGTCGCCGATCAGGAAGAAAAGCGTGTGCATCTGTCGGTCAGCCTGAATGGAGACCTGCTCGAATTCAGGGTGTCCGACAACGGACCGGGCGTGCCCGCCGAACTGGTGGAGGGACTGTTTCGGGCATTCACCGGTGCGAAGCACAAGGGGGTCGGTCTCGGGTTGGCGATATCGCGTTCCATTGCGCAGAACCATGGCGGAGATCTGAAGTTGGAGCCTGTATCCGACGAAAGTGGGGCTTCGTTTCTGTTGACCTTGCCGGTTCACCCGCGCGAAGAAGCAACGGACAAAGATCTTTAACTGGCGACAAGACCAAAGAAGCAAGGACGGAAACAAATGGAAGCTGGCGCAGAGGCCGTTTACATCGTTGATGATGACCCCGCGGTGCGTGATGCGCTGTCTGTCCTGTTCAACATGGAAGGTTACGTTGTCGAAACCTTCTCTGACGGAGACACGTTCGTGCAGTCCGCCAGCAAATCCGTTCCCGCCTGCGTCATGCTTGATGTCCACATGCCGGGGCGTTCCGGCATCGAGATCCTGAAGGCCCTGAACGCCGAGCATTATCCCGCTCCGATCTTCATTATTTCCGGACAGGGCGACATACCCATGGCCGTCGAGGCGATCCGCAATGGCGCTTTCGACTTCATCGAGAAACCGTTCTCTGCCGAGACCGTGCTGGAGCGCGTGAAGGAAGCTGTTACCGCCATGAAAGAGCGCCAGGACGTTGATACGTCCCAGACGTTCGAGGGGGCGGACCTTCTGACGCGCAGGGAACTGGAAGTCCTGAAGGAAATCACGGAAGGGGCATCGAACAAGGAAGCCGGCAGAACGCTCGGGATCAGCCCCAGAACCGTCGAGGTTCACCGGGCGCGGATCATGGAAAAACTCAGCGCGCGCAACGCGGCCGATCTGGTGCGCATCGTCCTGGGGCATCCGACGGCAGGCTAGGGTCCTGACCCTAGATCCCCTTCGTGCGGGAAACATTCGGTCCGTTCACGCAAGTTTTTACTGGTAAACGTATTTCTGCGTACATTCGCAGCATAGTTTGTCGCGTATGTTTCTAGGTGTTTTTGGCAATGTCGCCTGAATCACCGGAAGCACGCGTTTGGTTGTTCACATAATCGAGGATGATGAAGCTGTTGCCGATGCGCTGACGATTGCGCTCGAACTTCTGAATCATTGCGCCCGGACCTATTTCGACGGTGAAACCTTCATGGCGGAAGCGGACTTGTCTTCCGGCCACTGGGTTATCGTGGACCTCGGACTGCCCGGAATAAGTGGCGCTGAAATTGTCAGAAAACTGAACGGCCTCGCGTCACCGCCGAGGATCATTGCGATTTCCGGAAAGTCGCGGACAAAGATCGCGCGCCAGGTCAGCGAATTCGAAGGGCTCAAGGTTCTGCGCAAGCCGCTGTCCATCGACATGCTGACAGCGGCGATGGCCTGAGGCCCGGCGCGCATACGCACTTTCCTTGATCGAACACGATGCGCATTCCGGCTGCGGCCTTTTGACATATGTAGTTCCTCTTACGCAGTCGACCGAATTCCTTCAATGGATTCCTCGCTCTAGAGTTAAGTCTGCAAGTTGCGAAACGTCGGACGGGGCGTTTCGGCGGTAGGGGAACTTCCTTGTTTCATCGGTTTTGAGGGCGGCTCTGCCCGAACAGAAACAGGACCTGCCGGGGTTGGCTTAGGCCGCGCAAGAACGCGCGTAGGAGGGAAAAATGGCATATATCGAAGCAGGTGTTGCAGGTCACGGTGCTGTTGCTCGCACGGGTGTCGCGACACCCTTGCAAACCGCGCAGGCAGGTTTCGCCGACGTTGGCGGCAAGGCAAGCGAATATGATACTCATGCCGTCGTCTACTACGAAGGTGATCCCGCAAGACGTCTTTACGAACTGGTTCGCGGCTCCCTCATGCTCTACAAGCTTCTTCCGGACGGGCGCAGACAGGTTGTCGAGGTTTTGCGTCCCGGAGACATATTCGGGCTCGCGAACGGCGACGAGCATGACTGCACCGCCGAGACGCTGACC
This region of uncultured Roseibium sp. genomic DNA includes:
- a CDS encoding response regulator, which produces MEAGAEAVYIVDDDPAVRDALSVLFNMEGYVVETFSDGDTFVQSASKSVPACVMLDVHMPGRSGIEILKALNAEHYPAPIFIISGQGDIPMAVEAIRNGAFDFIEKPFSAETVLERVKEAVTAMKERQDVDTSQTFEGADLLTRRELEVLKEITEGASNKEAGRTLGISPRTVEVHRARIMEKLSARNAADLVRIVLGHPTAG
- a CDS encoding pyridoxal phosphate-dependent aminotransferase, which codes for MSNLMQRLSTGARNAPESGIIEIFNAASGHEALIPLWAGEGDLPTPDFINRAVKASLDRGETFYTYQRGIPELREALADYHGEIYGRPFSPERFFVTGSGMQAIQLAVQAITDAGQEIIVPSPSWPNISASIEIHGAKTVYVPMRETNGGWALDLADVEAAVTPQTAAIFLNSPSNPTGWVADPELLRACLDLARKRGLWIIADEIYALYFFGDKTRSPSFYDIAEDDDQIIFVNSFSKNWAMTGWRVGWMSAPPAIGQVIENLVQYSTSGVPAFMQHGALAALSEGREFLASQIARARDGRSVVLSGLQESGRISVAPPEGAFYLFFSVDGVEDTRRFALDLVRQTGVGLAPGTAFGPGGERFLRLCYARKRADLEEALRRINAWLPAF
- a CDS encoding PAS domain S-box protein, with the translated sequence MADEFLIDREAETAAVSDARLSSVFDTAVDGIIVINERGLVLAYNKACERLFGYEAADLLGRNVNKIMPQDYARAHDQYVRNYIETGDKKIIGIGREVKAQHKDGTVFPIELSVGEADTPYGRQFIGILRDLRSRKAIEERLAKAQAQLLHMTRLSALDEMGAAIAHELNQPLTAVLLYLQSVSRKARNDGTMDTQLLSVIEKAEREAERAGEIIQRMRQLVEKKAPERQTLDVVEVVQSCMEMAELGNGETQTFLSSIIEPGLPPLQADPVQIRQILINLLRNAREAVADQEEKRVHLSVSLNGDLLEFRVSDNGPGVPAELVEGLFRAFTGAKHKGVGLGLAISRSIAQNHGGDLKLEPVSDESGASFLLTLPVHPREEATDKDL
- a CDS encoding response regulator, which produces MVVHIIEDDEAVADALTIALELLNHCARTYFDGETFMAEADLSSGHWVIVDLGLPGISGAEIVRKLNGLASPPRIIAISGKSRTKIARQVSEFEGLKVLRKPLSIDMLTAAMA